In Myxococcota bacterium, the genomic stretch TGGATCACGCCGCCGGTCCCCGGATTCACGACCCAGTTGTTACTCCCCGCTCCGCTCCCCGGTGACTAGGATCAGCGCCATGACACACACCCCAGCCGAGATCCTTCGCGAATACGGCCCCTTCCCGGGCATCGACCACGTGCACGGCGTCAGCTTCGACGGCCAGCACGTGTGGCTCGCCGCCGGCGACTCACTCCAGGCCCTCGACCCCGAGAGCGGCAAGATCGTGCGCTCCATCCCCGCCGTCGCGCACGCCGGCACCGCGTTCGACGGCCAGCACCTGTGGCAGATCGCCGAAGACCGCATCCAGAAGATCGACCCGAAGACCGGCCGCGTGCTCGCCACCATTCCCGCGCCCGGCGGCGGCACCGACTCGGGTCTGGCCTGGGCCGAAGGCACGCTCTGGGTGGGTCAGTACCGCGCGCGCAAGATCCACCAGATCGACCCCGAAACGGGCGCCATCCTGCGCACGCTCGAATCGAACCGCTTCGTCACGGGAGTCACCTGGGTCGACGGCGAGCTCTGGCACGGCACCTGGGAAGGCGACGAGAGCGACCTGCGGCGCATCGATCCGCGCACGGGCGAAGTGCTGCAGAAGCTCGACCTGCCCCCGGGAGTCCCCATGTCAGGGCTCGAATCCGACGGCGCCGATCGGTTCTTCTGCGGCGGCTCGAAGACCGGGAAGGTGCGCGCCGTGCGCCGGCCGCGGGCCGTGTCGGAATCGCGCCCCGCCAAACGTCGTACCGGTGGAGGAACACCGAAATGATCACCGTCACCGCGTTCAAGTGGGTGCCCCCGTTCGCGCGCGGCCTGGTGCGCGACCTGCGCGTGCGCTGGGCGCTCGAAGAGGCCGGAATCCCGTACAAGACGCGCCTCATCGGCCCCGACGACCAGGCCTCGCCCACTTACCGCGCACAGCAGCCCTTCGGCCAGGTGCCCGTGCTCGAGGAGAACGGCCTCGCGCTGTTCGAGTCGGGCTCGATCCTGCTGCACGTGGGCGAGCGCAGCGAGACACTCCTGCCCAAGGACCCCGGCGCCCGCGCGCGCGCGATCACCTGGGTGTTCGCGGCGCTGAACTCGATCGAGACCGTGGTCCAGCCGCTGGTGGGGATCGACCTGTTCTACGAAGGCCAGGAGTGGGCGAAGCTGCGCCGGCCCGAGGCCGAAGCGGCGGTGAAGCGGCGGCTCTCGGAGCTCGCGGAGTCACTCGGCACGA encodes the following:
- a CDS encoding PQQ-binding-like beta-propeller repeat protein yields the protein MTHTPAEILREYGPFPGIDHVHGVSFDGQHVWLAAGDSLQALDPESGKIVRSIPAVAHAGTAFDGQHLWQIAEDRIQKIDPKTGRVLATIPAPGGGTDSGLAWAEGTLWVGQYRARKIHQIDPETGAILRTLESNRFVTGVTWVDGELWHGTWEGDESDLRRIDPRTGEVLQKLDLPPGVPMSGLESDGADRFFCGGSKTGKVRAVRRPRAVSESRPAKRRTGGGTPK
- a CDS encoding glutathione S-transferase family protein is translated as MITVTAFKWVPPFARGLVRDLRVRWALEEAGIPYKTRLIGPDDQASPTYRAQQPFGQVPVLEENGLALFESGSILLHVGERSETLLPKDPGARARAITWVFAALNSIETVVQPLVGIDLFYEGQEWAKLRRPEAEAAVKRRLSELAESLGTKEYLDDRFTAGDLMMTTVLRLLRHTPLVKAEPRIAAFQERCEKRPAFQRALEGQMTDLGVS